The genomic interval CGACTTTGTGTTCATTCCTCCTGAGGCGAAGGAGAGAGTTCTGACAGAGCACCAGAAAGAAGTGAAAAGGACTAAAAGGTCAGGTTTCCCTCTTTAGTCTGTTATCATTGGCTCATTTGGATTTCACACAGTCATTTGTGTAAAGCAAACGCTTTCTGTGTTACAGAGTTGACATTCCTGCCATGTATAACAACCTTGATGCCTCTCTGGATACCACTGCCTTCACCCAGTACACACAGAGCCAAGAAGACTCTTTGTAAGTTCTGAGCATCACAATAAATCCCTCTAATAAAAAGAGAAGCActcataataaaaatataaatcatttttttcccccacagggaaaaactgccaGCTGAACAAGCGGATATTGTTACCAATGATGCTCCTGGCAAGGTAATGAAACAACTCCATAATCCATAAGGAAAGACTCCCCTGGGAGGCTTGTTTTGTCCAATTATTTTGTGCAGCTGAAGTATGTATGAATAAAGCTTGGAACCAGTAATTGATTTGGTGGTTAAATCTCTGGGTTTAAAACTACAAGTATTTGGGAGCTTTGGTAGCGGTTTGTGCCATCTCCCACAATCCAGACACTTTGCAAAGTACATTAAACCACCAGTCTGCACATTCAAAAGGACTTCCGGCCTGTCAGAACTCAGGATAACTCGTACTACAAAATATGCATATCACAGTGCACAAGATTCTAGCATAAAAAGTATAGAACTTAACTGAACTGTGAtaatctgtttgtctgtttctcACTACCTGTGTGGTTCAGTCTGGCTGTAGCAGCTGGCTAAGCCCAGCTCAGACATCTGTCTAACCAAACCATATACTTCAGCTCTTCTTGGTGTTCATGAAGCTGTTCTCAAGTCAAACTATCATCTCTCCTGTATGACCTGGGTCTTTTCAAGAGCCTCCTCACAGCTGGAGATGGGAGGCTGGGAGGATGCTGCTTTACAGTATTTTGTAATCTAGTGCAGTTTCTCACATTAGTTCTTCTAGTATGTGAAAAACAAGTGACCATCATTAACATGTTCTTATGTAGTTTGAGTAATTAAGTAAATTTCAAAGCATATGCACATTaaggttttaatggtgtttttttttttcctgtggagtTTTAGAACTGTAGTAGGGCTTTGGAGCTCTTCTTCCATCTGAGTCCTTATTTTTTGTTCTCATGCACAAGGAAACGCCCAGTCTTTTGACCCTCATGTTTTTCTAAGCAGTTAGGAAGTAGCAATGGGGACATTAAAGTAAACCTCATGGAGGTGTAGTCTAATGACTCTTCAAGGAAATGCACttataaaaatgtcttcttctttttgtaggggtgggactcgattaaaaaattaatctaattaattaggagctttgtaattaattaatcgaaattaattgcattttaatcacatttaaatatttaacatgataaatattaatttaagtttggttgatgaatgaatcaatatacataagcttaaacttcaacaTTTGGTTTATtatcccaccagtctactacacagaccaatgaagggtggaagtgctcctgtgataagcaaactcctgaaattaaagttaagcatcgtaactggatagttttattcaacattaatgtctcacttaatatagttggaaattaatcattcgctcagctgtattccttgatgttgaaatgtgttatgcttgttttaacagcttattttgaataaaactacaaaaaggagaaaaagttcgttctccgtttaaccagctgcttttacacagctgtgcttcgcactcacggctGCTGGGCGACACGAGCTATGCAGAGGTGActgcagctgatatgaaggctagacgctcacttctggcctttgcagtcttcgtgggctgcgaaggacgtgggccgggtccttcgaacgatgcggccgctgaatttttgacattgtgcgtcgatataatctgtatgcctggaactcgtgcactgagaaacgttccggtgcaaagtgcgattgaaatgcgttaaaatttttaattcgttaatttccccgtaattaattaatcgaaattaacgcgttaaagtcccacccctatttttttgttttggtgcgTTGCAATGAATACAGAAAGAACTTGTGGAAATTAAAGATTTCCACCCTACAGCGTTGTTGGAGGATATTACAGGACCTTTACCTTATACTTTAAATTATGCTTAAATATATCCAGAAGTACATTGTACAGTTTTGTACAGTGGGGAGAAATTAAAATTGAAGCAGCTTATGGTAGATGGAAGTTGCTTGCATTCCTGGGAGTCACAACATTAAAGATTATGTAGTTATGAATCAAATGGCAAACTGTTGAGTTATAAGTTGGAGTGCATCAAAGCAGAATGGAGACTTTTAAAGACCTGTCAAAAAGTAACTTCCTCTTCTGGTGAAGGGTCTTTAATTGGCCAGGAAGAGATCCGGCCTTCCAAGGAGGCCTGGGTGAAGGCTGCCTTCAAActtaaactacttttttttttttttcctcaaaaaaacaaaagcaaaacacacacacacacactctctggaTTTCTAAGTAGCAGGtgattcaaacaagactaagcACCATATTTTAACTCTAGCCATAAATACACTTCCAGATTTActgcagaaacataaaattaagAGTTTACAAAAGAAGGCAGTGATTTGTGATTCTAAGCAGAGTTTTACCTTGATGCTCTGGACCACGATGGTTGGACAAATCAAACATTATTAGAAATTTTTAGTTGACTACATAACACAtaagctaaacacacacacacacacacacacacacacacacacacacacacacacacacacacacacacacacacacacacacacacacacacaaacacacacacacacacacacaaaagaacacagaaaatgtTTCTGATTCAGTCAGCAAGAAAAGGTTGAATCCAAGAAAGAATATTTGTTTTCAAAGACACAggtcctctttttcttctctatgATCACTATTGAAACCAAACACTGTTATTTATGTCACCTGTCAGTAGTTTTATTGTTCTGGTGTACATCTGTGGAGAGAGTTAATAACTCgtattttttgtttccttttagcTTCCTCAGACAGACATTGAAATTAGGGAAGATGCTGAAGTTCTAACAGAAGAGACTCAAGACTATGCCAGCCCAAAAGATGCAGAGAAGTCGTCAGAAAGTAATGAGCAGGAAGAGATTATCCCCAAGTGTGCAGATGTTTTGATGGAGGAGCATCCCAAGAGTGATGATGTGGACATGGAGTCCAAAGAAGGCACAAGCCCAAACATCTCTGCCTCATCAGATTTGGTTTCAGGGACTCCCCAGAAGTCCAACAGTCGTCGTCAATCTTTTATTACTCTAGAGAAGTATGCTGAGGGAAAACCTGCCAGCCCCAGCACTGCATCCTCATTTACAGGCCCCCTTGTAAAGATCTCCAATAGCCAAGAATGCTCTAAAACCAACAAGACATCTGCCTCTCAGGCTTCACGCCCTGTCACTACTCCAGACTCTCAGGATTCCCAGTCCCCTCAGACAGGAGAATGTAACTCTCAGTGCTCAGTTAGCAATATCCCAGAGTCCCCTCGAAGACCCAAAGACTGTAGGACAAAAACTGAGCctgtaaagctgactgagagactGTGTAGTGACTCAATAGAGGACGAAAATGTCATCCCAGATACTCAGACTGAAATGGAGAGCATAGAAAGGGCTTCTGTTTCACAGGAAATAATTCCCTCAAGCCAAGAAGAGGAATCTGAATCAGCGCTAGAGGATTCTCAGTCATCTTCATCTCCCAGTGAACCTAGGCGATCTGGACGCCACAGAGTCAGACCTCTGCTCCCTGGAGAGGACCCAGAGGAACGGGAAGCCAAATATACACAGTTCAAAAGGAGACGTTCTGGAGAGGAGCCTACCGGTGATTTTCCAAAATCTGACTCGATGCAAAACAGACCAAACACAAGAAGTAAGCAAGCTGCAGAGGAGATGGGTAGAGACAGATTGCGGTCAAGAGCTCAGAGAGACTCAGGTGAGTTGAGCCAAACCAGTTCTCAAGGTAGAGCACGCAAGAGGGTCAAACTGAACAACAGTTTACAGGAGCTCCTTGATAAGCCTGAACGTAGAAAGAGAAGCACCAGTGAGCATGGATCCAGCCAAACTGCTGTAAGATCAGACAAGCAATCTAATCAAGAAAGCCAGTCACAGGGTAGACACAATCGGCAGAGCAAAGCATCCTTGGAGGTCAGTGATAAAGATGGATTGGACAAAAAGGTTTTGCCTGACAAAAAGGAGTATGATCAAActggcacacatacacatgtaaaacagactgaaaaagacAAGGAGCCAGACACAGACTCCCAGACGGTCAGTCATTCTCAAACTGACACCAAGTCCCAAGAACTTGTTCTTGTAGGACAAACAGAAAACGATGGCGAGAAGCTGAAAGATTCTGAAATGGTCATGTCTTCACCTCAAGTTAAAGGCCAGTCTCAAGAGTCTGAGCCTGTAGGAAATGCCGAAAAGGATTCTCAAGTAGTCACTTCTTCTCCAGTTTACGAGTCCCAGGTTGTCACAAGTACGACGAAGAAGCTCAGCAAAGAACTGCTCAAGGACGAACACAACAAAGTAGAAACTATAGAAGACTCTCAAGTGAACACACCTTCATCTACTGATAGCCACTCTAAACGTAGATCAAGAAGAAGCAAGGCATCATCTGAGGTAGCagaatctgaagaaaaaaactacaataCAGATTCATTAGGAAGGCAGACGAGATCTAATTCTCAGATAACAGGATCTGTGGTCAGTCAGGCAGAGGCTCAAAGTGGAGGTAGGACAAGAAGAAGCAAGGTACTAGAGGAGCAATCAAAATCAAATCCTAGCTATACACCGGAGAGCTCTCAGTCATTAGTCATTCCTGGTTCGGAGTCTTCCCAAGGAAAGGGCAGATATTCTACACGAAGGTCCGCCCCAGCGTTATTAGCAAGTATGGAGTCCTCAGAATCTGAATCCCCTGAGGTCACAGAAAATTCAGTCAGTcccaaaaaaaagagggggaggAAGTCTCGAGCATCTCTTCAGAGTCTTCCTACCATCGAGTCTAAGGATAAAATTGACAATATGGAAAAGGTTGATAGCAGTGCTTTTCCTGAGTCAGATATTCAAAGCACAGAATCAAAAGATGTAACTGACTTAGAGGAATCAAAAACCCAAGATTTGCCTAGTTCTGAATCCATCCAGTGTACAGGTACCGTTCAAAGTAAAGAAGAATTGCCAATGGAAGTAGATATTGTTGTAGTTCCGGAAACTGAGGCCGATGACTCAAAGCAGAGGAGTGTGTCAGCTAGTGAGCGAGAGCAGACAAACAGGGACGATCTCTCCACACATAACACAGGGGACTCTGAAATCATTGAATCTGTTGAAATCTGTAGTGAAAAAGCACCAGAAGAGTTGCCCCATAACCCATGTTTATCTACAGTGGAAACACTTGTGCCCCCTGATGAAACAACACAGAGAGTGCAAGTCTGGGGGTCTTCAGAGGAGAAAGTTGATCAAGTCCTTGAATCTGGGGAAGTggtaacagaaaaacaaaagttggATTCAAAATCAGACCCCCAAGGACATCTAGAGGAGGACACAGCTGAAGGTCATTCGCAAAACCAGATGGAGCGTCAAGAGGTTGCTGGTGAACGttcagaggaggagcagcatgATGCTTCAAACCAGCATTCAGAGGCTAGTGCTGAGGAAGAGACAACACCTCTAGCGGAGAGTAAAAAAGATGGTGAGATCACGGAAGAAGAACAGAATACTGCCAGCGCTGATGCTTTGACTGATGTTTGCAGCACTTCATTGTCCTCAGAACATACAAGCAAAGGTGATTTTCAGGATTCTCCAGTGAAACAGAAGGACCTGGAGGCTGTAATGGGTCCAGATGTTGGACATAGCCCCAACAGTGGCAGGACCAGAGGGACCTGGTCTCCTTCTGCTTCACCCTCTACCAGTATTCTTAAGAAGGGCCAGAAGAGACCACTGGAAGTGGACACTCCCTCACCGCTTGTCAAAGTTAGTGATAAACGCGCTTGGGTAAAATGGATTTCCAGTGAATGTTTGCTTGAAatatttgtaactttttttttttttttaaactttgcagTCCAGGCGTGTCTCTTTTGCTAATCCAATCCAGCAGCAGGAAACTGCAGACGACATTGATCGTCGCAGCCCAGCCATCAGAACCAGCTCACCTAGAAGGTCCAGAGTCACCAGTATCCCACAACCAAAGGTATTAATGATCAGCATTTTTTATAATCATAATATTTCAGATCCACACAAACCGTGACAATCTTCTGCTTCTTTCAGCATATCACTACTCCAACAAAGGGCTTGGTGATACTGAGTCCCAGAAATTTGCACAGTCCAGGTTACAAGAGCTCCAAGAAATGCCTGGTatgcacacaaatatgaaaacatttctcACCAGTAAGCTGCCCACATGCAGTTTTGCCTTATTTTCCCACgcaaaataaatcaggaagatATTGTGATCATACCGTCCATCTGGGAGTCTGTCCGTAAGGTTTTGCCTTTCTGGTccatctgaagtggagagtaaacagcTGCTACTGCTATGATAGTATATGCTAATGAAATCCAGCCTCTTTACtttgcctgattggcttagtcTAATCATATGagtctgtttatagtaacatcagttataggctgcagccttattgattagcctgtgatgtcAGCTTCTGATTAGCTGAGCATTgtcatgttggtcagggatgactcagGGCCTTAAATAGTACAGaatatgactcatcattgagcaatcttaaagccatacctactactcagcaatattgcttaaatgtaaacaacatggctgCCTTATAATTATAGTGATGTTTTAAATAATGCGAtaatcagcagattatgtagtaatattccatTACACACATGAGTTTAATATGGTGCGAgtaccttgtaagtatgcattacATCTAGTTTATTGTTATAAATGCAAAGACATTACGTGGTATATACACCATTGTGTCATCGGAGAGCATCTTGGGGTTCagtcttgcccaagaatactttggcatgcagactagtGCAGCCAGGAATTTAATCGATTAGTagataacctgctctacctctacGTACCaataataaatttaatttcttaatttttccAGTACTAAAAGGACTGCTGTTGGCACTGAGCTTATTGATACTCTGATCCTTAATAATTTAACCCCAGGGCCTGTCTAACACTAGGGTTTAGCACCCATCGCcagttgcgtgtgtgtgtgttcttttgtcTGGGATATATCTGGGGTCCTGTATCCAGTTCAGTAAATTTGATTTAGGAGGGTTCACTTATGGTtttagatgtttgtttttttttgttactccTACCACAAAGATGGGAATAAATAACAACCAGAAAGCACTGGCATAGGCTCAGAATTCCAGTCAGTATAGCATTAATATCTTGATTATTCCAGCTTCACATAGCTATCAGTCTTCATCCTAATGGTACATGGAACCTTTTTCCCCAGATTTCTGAAATGGGCCAAGAACCTCGACCTGTCTCCAAAGACTGCATCTACCCCGCCCTGGTTGGCTGCTCTACACCTGTGGAAGCTGTGCTACCTCAGATATCCTCTAACATGTGGTGAGGACAGCACAGAGTTCACCGGGGGTCAAATATTTATTCTGTTAATCTATGTGAAGTAATAAATCTTTATTACTGGGCAATCCCTCTCATAGGTCTCGTGGTTTTGGGCAGCTCGTTCGTGCCAGAAACATTAAAACGGTGGGTGACCTCAGTGCTCTGACTCCCAGTGAAATCAAGACTCTGCCAGTTCGCTCCCCAAAGATTTCCAATGTGAAAAAAGCACTTAAACTCTATGAACAACAGGTACCCCAGCAGGTTAACATTacacagcacaaacatgaaTGTTACTGCAACCTTTCCATATGTACCTGACATCTAACTGTCATCTTCTAGCGTAAAGGACGGGGTGGGGATGAATTGAAGAGTTTTGATGAAACTGAGATGATGACCTCTGAACTTGAAGAGACAAGTGCTCCTCAGAACCCCGAGGAGGAGAATAAACCTTCAGGTGACTCACTGGGTATGTAATAACTGTGTATTCAATCTGTGACAAGGCAATAATTTAAGGCCTGGGTGATGCCAGGCTCCTCTTTACAGGTGTTGATCTATGTTGAattatgtaaataaaagacCTTGTTGTGTTTATAGCGACAGAGCTGGTGGACGAGCCTGTGTGTGCAGATGGGAGACCTGAGCAGGATGCCTCTAGGAATCACACACCTGAGATGCCAGATGGAGATGAGAAACTTGAAGGCCAACTGCCCCCTGACGGCCTGCCATCAGAGGTGGAGGCCCTGTCCCACAGGATGACACCACAAGAATTGAGAGTCTGCTCTCCACAGCAGCTCGTTGACATGCATGATCAATTAGGAGGCATGATGAGACGTGTGGTGGCGGAGCTGCAAACTCGCCTTTGCCAGACAGACTGCAAACACTGAAGCATCAGCCTGCTGTATCTTTCAGGACAACAAAggataaagttgtttttaatctgTCCAGACTTAGATGATCCTGGTTCAGTGTACAAAGGaagattttaaggttttaatgTActatgcctctttttttttttttttttttgttagtttttcctttttgcttgAAGGACTCTTTAATAAATGCGAGCAGGACATTTGACATCTCTCGTGCTTATCTTGAGATGAAGTCTACAGATTTAAGAAACACTCAAAGGGAAGCACAATTGCACAGTGGGGATTTTTAATAGCTCCAGTCTCAGTGTTTTGGCTTTCAACTTTCCCCTGCATGTGGTCTTAAAGGACTGATGGACAATTATAAAGCAAATAAGTTTTCCCCACATGCAGCTGAACCTTCATGCTTTGTAAATATGCTTCTCTTAGTCATCCACGTGCCGTTCCTCAGGCGGTTAATTCCTCTGTGCTGTGATATTTTGTAGTATTTCagagtttttgtctttttgtctttttgtctcttgcTTAAACATCCTCTTTTTATTGAGTAGATATTCAGCACTTCATTCTTTGTGATTTTAAATGCTTAAATAAAAGAACTGAATACGATCATTTATTAAACGCTTCATTAAACAGGTCTGAATTTCAAGTACACTTATACTTGTAGGTCACTGCCATTTTTACAGTTTCCTGCATGAGTGTTTCATGCTGGTGACAGCAAAGATTTCTGCACCTATGTTTACTTGTAGGAGCACATAAAAGCCCTGCACTCAAATGCCTGTTTGAATAAAAGGAGCATCCAGATCCAGAAAGTGCTTGTTTTGCCTACCATCTGATTTCACATGCTTTTATTGTGAGATCATAACATCCTGACGTCTCAGGATGAGCAGTTATTCTTGATTAATAGGAAGGGAGGAAAACTGAATCTAttctggagcccatcccagctgtcatagggtgagagacagacaaccattcacacctatggcaatttagaatcaccaattaacctaaccccactaatgtCCGCACtgtggagtacctggagaaaacccacagggagaacatacaaactgttGCCCCTGTCGCCCCTGTCGCAGTGTACTTGAGAAACCCTGCAGATATTTTAGGTCACTGCCATGAATTAAAGTGTAGTAGCCAGAAATCTAGAAAGGAGTGAAGATATATGTTATAAAGGACAGCAACCCTCCTGTCAACCTGTGAAAGGTGTATATGCTCAATTCACACAGGTTCAAACCCCACAAAAACCACTATATAATTAGGTCACTGCCATCCTAAACTGATGAGTATCGCTATCTTGACATCTCCAGATTTATTGAGTGAAAAATGATTTTGTGTTTGACACATTTGGTTGACTTTGTTTCCTGTTAGCTTGCTTAGCTTGAATTGTTGAGCAGGTCTGGGCAGCCCATAGTGCAGCCTGTATAAATTTACCTTCTGTGGTGGAAAAATGTTTATCTCAGAAGCTGATGTACAGTTCATTATACTAATAGTAATAAAGCTATAATGTCTATTAAGGGTAAACTAATAAGAACATTTGAGATTTGGTCTCAACCAAATGGCTATTTAGGGCTGAATAATAATGGAAGCATCATAATTATTCTGGCCACTTGAAGCTCACCACAAACTCCAAAGTTAAAACGTGACTcaatagcttaaaaaaaaaaacatgtttaaagctTTGTGCATAAGTTGGTTTTGGCTACTATGTATAGTTTTCATCTTTATAACAGCTGAACAGTGTTTTATACCCTGTTCATTTGGAGTTAAGGTTGTCGCTGCTTCATTAACAGATGtgctgacacaggcagctgcagGCAGTGTCTACGAAGACTCACCTCCAATAATTTGAATCAAACTGAACTCCTCCACCGTGTTTGATAGAATTATCTGTGGTACAGAGCAGTTTTCATGAGTGAAATTCAAGTACTTTATTGGTCTGTTATTTCGCAAGAACAAGCAGATATCTGTGCTGCTTACTTAATGCTCCACCCTCTTGCCCAGATATGGTTACTTATGGCTCCAAAAAGCTAACATGGTggttgccaaaaaaaaattaaagcttgAAAATACAGAGTCCAGACAGCAAtaggtagatagatagatagatagaactGTGATTGGCTAGTTTCCCATTACAGATCAGATTTTCTAAAGCTTGAAAAAAGAGCCCAGAGGAGGAACACGagtgggttttttctttttgcctgtgGACGCCTAAAATATATGTAAGAAATTAAACATCTGAAGGTCAGATGTTGACTAATGTGTCAGTTTTATACAAACCATTTTACTTTTTCAGCCCATTCAGCGCAAAcatgtcataaaaataaaaccgtCCAATCATTTGAAGGAACTTGGCTGAAACTGTAAATGGAAATACATGAATGGTAATATAATACATTATGACAGAAGGTGCCACAGACTCCTTTCACAGTTTCATCCTCCACAGTACGTGGCCTGATCAGCAGGCTTCTCTTTGGCTCAGTGTAAATGTAATTATCTGATTATTTCTATGAAGCGGTGCCAGAGGCTGCATTGCATTTTCACAATTGATTGAGATTAAGCCGGACTCAGTGTGCAAGCATAGCAGATTGGGCTGCAGTTCTGCTGGACCATGACCAGGAAGAGACGCAGCTCCAACAGACATCTCCGGTATAGGACAAGAGCTTTTCCAGGCACCGAGGAGGAAACAGCACTTGAGGTAAGACTACTACACTGATTATAATGCTGAGAaaagttattattttatgttttttttctaaacattGGAGTTTACAGTGGAACGAATTTGGACCTACACTGGAGGTCTGTGAGATTATTTCACTCGAAGTTTGAATAACAGAtttgtaatttgtgtttttcagcacaGTCATGTTCAGAAAACCTAAGTTGAACTGTGAGATGAAGGTTTACAGCTGAGAGGGGTTCATTTTTTGAAGCTAGCATGGAATCTGTCTGATGTGCCTTTCATTGCACAGACCAGACATATGTGC from Archocentrus centrarchus isolate MPI-CPG fArcCen1 chromosome 21, fArcCen1, whole genome shotgun sequence carries:
- the rif1 gene encoding telomere-associated protein RIF1 isoform X2, whose product is MMATAGPPSASSFLPLLESLEDNTAGQSEQTDAYLTIANRLSGEEGRQFLPAVEKHFPRLGKVILDHITSPNAELSQAALQALGFCVYHSHVVSGVSEVFAAELLSALCSLVAKSADKNTCTRALWVISKQSFPAEVVAKKVPSILGTLESVWKREDIHSVVMEHEALNVIIRMLEQVPTQMGEGAVQWANLVIPLVVHSASKVRLRAAAAMEMGMPLLLEKQTEVAAVIEPMMSTKLIPELQKLFMSKNETNVLKLWPLFVKLLGKLLHRGGPFINSLLHLEELGFRSSSPTIKKIAFLAWKSLIDNFALNPDILCSAKRMKLLMQPLTSIHVRTEALLLTKVEVWWYLVVQLGPNLSPNFDQVSVPLLQCTIGSDSPSIPGTPSRGVTQNSAVTPAGTPGFNSPTNTSRISLNSSVQLASAIPSIQLLGLEMLLHYFLGPEVVAAAAKNKLTLSLEPLNHPLLSGASSFTKHAAVLISNTRDGFTNIGKDAPDSLLTLIWTSLVQFVNLTIESGSKKDRQGSEVLTLMLQALQSIITSEALRADRVLVLFEATVKGIPQRVLSSASYQVGKMDVLNGTPALFLILLLYNSSMLPAYIKDERFFHCLQKLVGCGLSGPTSPLAFAEAVLGAISFSAGSLQNQEQLLRMWSVVVSSLTDIITQTNEVNQGDALEHNFSAVHSALMLPITHLLHGSPLPQVAQKSMLSSWSKLYKVFARCSALVVTAEENICCEELCAKMAASIDRETLMVPSTLNAVASILHVMVECVDFSPYTPQFQQKLKSPHTPVNWMRKRNKALGNLFMFQSLLVQCLEVYLDAPETSSEATGLALVSILSALFTNLVLASAVQEALNSMIQPLTLFYKHAASDPPKFNSQVLGKLEKLLGEVFSCLQTRSTLAYNDELLAVLSPLLCVVFPHKNKHLRTSVTHFWNSTFANAVSLTYPDEIRPLLSQVKQKTPIILPGFEVVSVPDELSGQYSSENSQLETKLSGMPVSSVGKRDSLLGKTAELKEKSSIKNPKPVSTKLDFGSPKPPRREVLEEEASIDFVFIPPEAKERVLTEHQKEVKRTKRVDIPAMYNNLDASLDTTAFTQYTQSQEDSLEKLPAEQADIVTNDAPGKLPQTDIEIREDAEVLTEETQDYASPKDAEKSSESNEQEEIIPKCADVLMEEHPKSDDVDMESKEGTSPNISASSDLVSGTPQKSNSRRQSFITLEKYAEGKPASPSTASSFTGPLVKISNSQECSKTNKTSASQASRPVTTPDSQDSQSPQTGECNSQCSVSNIPESPRRPKDCRTKTEPVKLTERLCSDSIEDENVIPDTQTEMESIERASVSQEIIPSSQEEESESALEDSQSSSSPSEPRRSGRHRVRPLLPGEDPEEREAKYTQFKRRRSGEEPTGDFPKSDSMQNRPNTRSKQAAEEMGRDRLRSRAQRDSGELSQTSSQGRARKRVKLNNSLQELLDKPERRKRSTSEHGSSQTAVRSDKQSNQESQSQGRHNRQSKASLEVSDKDGLDKKVLPDKKEYDQTGTHTHVKQTEKDKEPDTDSQTVSHSQTDTKSQELVLVGQTENDGEKLKDSEMVMSSPQVKGQSQESEPVGNAEKDSQVVTSSPVYESQVVTSTTKKLSKELLKDEHNKVETIEDSQVNTPSSTDSHSKRRSRRSKASSEVAESEEKNYNTDSLGRQTRSNSQITGSVVSQAEAQSGGRTRRSKVLEEQSKSNPSYTPESSQSLVIPGSESSQGKGRYSTRRSAPALLASMESSESESPEVTENSVSPKKKRGRKSRASLQSLPTIESKDKIDNMEKVDSSAFPESDIQSTESKDVTDLEESKTQDLPSSESIQCTGTVQSKEELPMEVDIVVVPETEADDSKQRSVSASEREQTNRDDLSTHNTGDSEIIESVEICSEKAPEELPHNPCLSTVETLVPPDETTQRVQVWGSSEEKVDQVLESGEVVTEKQKLDSKSDPQGHLEEDTAEGHSQNQMERQEVAGERSEEEQHDASNQHSEASAEEETTPLAESKKDGEITEEEQNTASADALTDVCSTSLSSEHTSKGDFQDSPVKQKDLEAVMGPDVGHSPNSGRTRGTWSPSASPSTSILKKGQKRPLEVDTPSPLVKSRRVSFANPIQQQETADDIDRRSPAIRTSSPRRSRVTSIPQPKHITTPTKGLVILSPRNLHSPGYKSSKKCLISEMGQEPRPVSKDCIYPALVGCSTPVEAVLPQISSNMWSRGFGQLVRARNIKTVGDLSALTPSEIKTLPVRSPKISNVKKALKLYEQQRKGRGGDELKSFDETEMMTSELEETSAPQNPEEENKPSGDSLATELVDEPVCADGRPEQDASRNHTPEMPDGDEKLEGQLPPDGLPSEVEALSHRMTPQELRVCSPQQLVDMHDQLGGMMRRVVAELQTRLCQTDCKH